A stretch of Miscanthus floridulus cultivar M001 chromosome 13, ASM1932011v1, whole genome shotgun sequence DNA encodes these proteins:
- the LOC136500097 gene encoding vegetative cell wall protein gp1-like — protein MKKGPPAQTETLSPHTRPRPPLPKLLAPPPPPELLRAAAAPAARAPPRPLRSHARAAAVRAASRRRRRAARPPPPRPPTSSPASPTPRPELRPRAAGRRPRAPPPPPPELCPRAAGRRPRAPPPSSRPPSPSSAPKQPAAVPEVPAAPSFPAVAVYRELVYHELRPWLPASRESGRVRHLPPRQGGQC, from the coding sequence ATGAAAAAAGGCCCACCGGCCCAAACCGAAACCCTATCTCCTCACACCCGCCCGCGCCCACCTCTCCCCAAGCTccttgcgccgccgccgccgcccgagctcctccgcgccgccgccgctccggcCGCCCGAGCTCCTCCGCGCCCGCTACGCTCGCACGCGCGCGCGGCCGCCGTCCGCGcggccagccgccgccgccgtcgcgcagCCCGCCCTCCGCCGCCCCGTCCTCCCACCTCCAGCCCCGCCTCGCCGACCCCGCGCCCCGAGCTCCGTCCCCGAGCAGCCGGCCGCCGTCCCcgagctccccccccccccccccccgagctcTGCCCCCGAGCAGCCGGCCGCCGTCCCCGAGCTCCGCCCCCAAGCAGCCGGCCGCCGTCCCCGAGCTCCGCCCCCAAGCAGCCGGCCGCCGTCCCCGAGGTCCCCGCCGCCCCGAGCTTCCCCGCCGTCGCCGTGTACCGCGAGCTCGTGTACCACGAGCTCCGCCCCTGGCTGCCGGCGTCCCGGGAGAGCGGTCGCGTGCGCCACCTTCCTCCTCGACAAGGTGGGCAGTGCTGA